One segment of Streptomyces sp. YIM 121038 DNA contains the following:
- the cobF gene encoding precorrin-6A synthase (deacetylating), giving the protein MRRIHVIGIGAGDPDQLTLQAVKAMKDTEVFFVLDKGEDKEDLVALRRGMLDAHRPDGAYRVVEARDPRRAQEADRVAYAGAVDDWRGRRADIYERLIAEELGAEGTGAFLVWGDPALYDSTIAILEDVIGRGAVAFSYAVVPGVSSVSALAARHRVGLNRVGRPFQVTTGRRLSDEGFPEGVDDVVVMLDARQAFLRYADRDDLDIYWGAYLGTPDEILVSGALPEAAGRIARLRAEARARKGWIMDTYLLRRRPRD; this is encoded by the coding sequence GTGCGAAGGATTCATGTCATCGGGATCGGCGCGGGCGACCCGGACCAGCTCACCCTGCAGGCCGTCAAGGCGATGAAGGACACCGAGGTGTTCTTCGTCCTCGACAAGGGCGAGGACAAGGAGGACCTGGTCGCGCTGCGCCGGGGCATGCTCGACGCGCACCGCCCGGACGGGGCGTACCGCGTCGTCGAGGCCCGCGATCCGCGGCGCGCGCAGGAGGCGGACCGCGTCGCCTACGCCGGCGCGGTCGACGACTGGCGCGGCCGCCGCGCCGACATCTATGAGCGTCTGATCGCCGAGGAGCTGGGCGCGGAGGGCACCGGCGCCTTCCTGGTGTGGGGCGACCCCGCCCTGTACGACAGCACGATCGCGATCCTGGAGGACGTCATCGGGCGCGGCGCCGTCGCCTTCTCCTACGCCGTGGTGCCCGGGGTCAGCAGCGTGTCCGCGCTCGCCGCCCGGCACCGGGTGGGCCTGAACCGCGTGGGGCGCCCCTTCCAGGTCACCACGGGCCGCCGCCTGAGCGACGAGGGCTTCCCCGAGGGCGTGGACGACGTGGTGGTGATGCTGGACGCCCGGCAGGCCTTCCTGCGCTACGCCGACCGGGACGACCTCGACATCTACTGGGGCGCCTACCTCGGCACGCCGGACGAGATCCTCGTCTCCGGGGCGCTGCCCGAGGCGGCCGGGCGCATCGCGCGGCTGCGGGCCGAGGCCCGTGCGCGCAAGGGCTGGATCATGGACACGTATCTGCTGCGGCGGCGGCCGCGGGACTGA
- a CDS encoding DUF309 domain-containing protein gives MTSALGPGGRDRDTEGRARSARPRDGLGRPLPYGAEGVERQPEGVTRTPARTLAEAQALLDAGRPFHAHEVFEDAWKSGPERERGLWQGLAQLAVGLTHAARGNATGGARLLRRGAGAVAEWSAAGPGRERPYGIGVAELVEWARGLAARVERGEVPLDAAAAAPTLAPGTTRGDG, from the coding sequence ATGACGAGCGCACTTGGACCAGGTGGCCGGGACCGGGACACGGAGGGCCGGGCGCGCAGCGCGCGGCCGCGCGACGGGCTCGGGCGGCCGCTGCCGTACGGGGCCGAGGGCGTGGAGCGCCAGCCGGAGGGCGTGACCCGCACGCCCGCCCGGACCCTCGCCGAGGCGCAGGCGCTGCTCGACGCCGGGCGCCCCTTCCACGCGCACGAGGTCTTCGAGGACGCCTGGAAGTCGGGGCCCGAGCGGGAGCGCGGCCTGTGGCAGGGGCTCGCGCAGCTCGCCGTCGGCCTGACCCACGCGGCGCGCGGCAACGCAACGGGCGGGGCGCGGCTGCTGCGCAGGGGCGCGGGCGCCGTCGCGGAGTGGAGCGCGGCCGGGCCGGGGCGCGAGCGGCCGTACGGGATCGGCGTGGCGGAACTGGTGGAGTGGGCGCGGGGGTTGGCCGCACGGGTCGAGAGGGGCGAGGTGCCCCTCGACGCGGCGGCGGCCGCGCCGACGCTGGCCCCCGGCACGACGCGCGGGGACGGGTGA
- a CDS encoding substrate-binding domain-containing protein: MREPVDLRRQRILAAVRSRGATRVSDLAAELAVSVVTLRRDVEELAREGKLRRGHGVARPVTDEAERPAPPAPAGDGGPVAVVVPERHSYLYETLHGARAAFEEAGVRIALHIAPAAPGAEQPLVERALADGARGLLIAPRWRDRATEEADCAWLARVPVPLVVMERRPRRGSALHAVDAVCTDHWYGVHLAVEHLTGLGHRRIVLAARDDSPTARALRAAFTEIAADHPDVHEWALALSSPGAVPDPAAPTAEQPVDLPGLLGATGATAAVLHGDVDALMLVQALRDSGVRVPEDCSVIAYDDVVAALGSTPLTAVSPPKADIGRAAAELLLRRLARGAEPVRRLELLPELKVRGSTRPLRGA; this comes from the coding sequence ATGCGCGAACCGGTGGACCTCAGGCGGCAGCGGATCCTCGCCGCGGTGCGGTCGCGCGGTGCGACCCGGGTCAGCGATCTCGCGGCGGAGCTCGCGGTGTCGGTCGTGACCCTCAGGCGCGACGTGGAGGAACTCGCCCGCGAGGGCAAGCTGCGCCGCGGCCACGGGGTCGCCCGGCCGGTCACGGACGAGGCCGAGCGCCCGGCGCCCCCCGCGCCCGCGGGCGACGGCGGCCCGGTCGCGGTCGTCGTGCCCGAGCGCCACTCGTATCTGTACGAGACGCTGCACGGCGCCCGTGCCGCCTTCGAGGAGGCGGGCGTCCGCATCGCGCTGCACATCGCCCCGGCCGCGCCGGGCGCCGAACAGCCCCTGGTGGAGCGGGCGTTGGCGGACGGTGCGCGGGGCCTGCTGATCGCGCCGCGCTGGCGCGACCGGGCCACCGAGGAGGCCGACTGCGCCTGGCTCGCGCGCGTGCCCGTACCGCTGGTCGTGATGGAGCGCAGGCCCCGGCGCGGCAGCGCGCTGCACGCCGTCGACGCGGTGTGCACGGACCACTGGTACGGCGTCCACCTCGCCGTCGAGCACCTCACGGGGCTCGGGCACCGGCGCATCGTGCTCGCCGCGCGCGACGACAGCCCGACGGCCCGCGCCCTGCGCGCGGCGTTCACCGAGATCGCGGCGGACCACCCGGACGTGCACGAGTGGGCGCTCGCCCTCAGCTCTCCCGGAGCGGTCCCCGACCCGGCGGCGCCGACCGCCGAGCAGCCGGTCGACCTGCCGGGGCTGCTCGGCGCGACGGGCGCGACCGCCGCCGTCCTGCACGGCGACGTGGACGCGCTGATGCTGGTGCAGGCGCTGCGCGACAGCGGGGTGCGGGTGCCCGAGGACTGCTCCGTGATCGCGTACGACGACGTGGTCGCGGCGCTCGGCAGCACCCCCCTCACGGCCGTGTCCCCGCCCAAGGCGGACATCGGCCGGGCGGCGGCCGAACTGCTGCTGCGCCGCCTCGCGCGGGGCGCTGAGCCCGTGCGGCGCCTTGAGCTGCTGCCCGAGCTGAAGGTCCGTGGCTCGACCCGACCGCTGCGCGGGGCTTGA